From the Capnocytophaga sp. oral taxon 878 genome, the window TGCGAAATGTTATTACTATAGTAGCCTGTGGAGTAGTTATACTATGGACATACAAACACAAAATCACTTTCCGCTTGGATGTTTTACTTCTTTTTTTGTGTGCTTTGTATGGTATTATTTACCGGCAATTTATAAAACCAACGGTTCTTACTATAGTATTTTTTAGTTTTATTATCTTCAAAATTATAGGTCTCTTATGGGCTAAATATTTTGATTATGGGGTGAAAACTCTATTTGAGGGAGAAAGTATTGTTTTCTTTTTGGTCATTCCTATTATTCTGTTAGGTTTTTCGGTAAGCCAACGCCAACAATTGAGCTTTATAGCTATTTGCTTCAAGGGATTTTTACTTTTATTAGTAGCCAATGTAGTGTTTTATAGCTTTGCTATAAGTGCTGAAGGAACTAAACCTTTTTTTAGCTTTTTAGCCTTGAATAAAGGATATCTTTCAGACAATGAAGGATTTTCATTATATGAGATATTGTTTTGGACAAGGTTTAAGCACCCTAGCTTTCTATCTTGGATTATCTTAGTAATAGGAGGATTAGGTTTTTTCTTATGGAAGAAGTACCACACTATTATCACTACCTCTGAAATAGTAGCCTATGCACTTTTGCTTTTTTGCTTTATATTTATGATGCAGGCAAGGGTAAATATTATTGCTTATTTTGTAGTAATAGCTTTCTTTGTATATCTATCAATAGCACACCTATTTAGCAAAAGGCTGAAGTATGGGTTATTTGTAGGTGTGGGGCTTGTAGCTATAGGGATAGTAGCCTATCTAATCACACATACCGCTTATTTTTCTGACCCTATTCGCAATCAATTATATGCCACTGCCTTTCAGGCAATAAAAGAAGGTAATTTATGGATAGGCAATGGCTCTGGATACCAACGGTATATAATGGATGGGTTTGTAGGTTATGTACATAATGATTTTGTAGCCATATTAGTAGATATAGGTATTATAGGCTTAAGCCTCTTTATTAGTTGGTTAGGAGCAATAATGTTATCTAAAGATACAATCAAACAATATTTATTACTTGTTTTTTTGCCTATTATGAATACTGATATACTTTTTCATACATTTGAATCTACTTATATACTTATGCCTTTACTTATTTTTATCTTATTTGCATCCCGATTCAAATCCTAATGCATGTTTTACCCAATTAGAGAAGCTGTACTTCTCTTTTATCTCTTTAGCTAAAGGAGTGTATTCACTTCTCAAAAACTCATTGAATCCCTCAAAATTATTATCTTCAACTACATAAAAATTATTTGGGTGATAAAAATCGTATTGTTTTATATCTTTATTATCTGTGATGAGTTTTTTTTCATACTTAAGAGCTTCAAAGATTCTGAAAGATAAGCCATTGTGTTCTGTTGTTTTTACATCTAATAAAATAGCTGCTTTTTTCATAATATCTAAGTATTGAGAGAAACTAATTCCTTTAGATGAAAAATTAATATGAGGATGAGTTAGCGGAGGAGTTTTTCGTCCATTGAAGAGGGTTATGTTAAATGTAATATTATTATACTTACTCAATTCATTTACTATTCTTAAAAGAGAATCTATTCTGTCTTTTAAATAAACCCCTACATATAAAACTTCACCTTCATTAGGAGAGCTATTATCTTCTGGAATGTTAAAATAGAAATTAGTGCAAGGTAGTATATTTGGATATTGTTCTTTGTAATGATTATAGTCACTAGGGTCAAAAACAAAGAAGCGCTCAAAAAGAGGAATTGTTTGAAATACTTTATTAAAACGCGTTAACCCGTCCCATTGGTAGGCAACTACTTTGTTAGCAACAGTTTGTATGAGCTTAATAGTTTTTAGGTCTAACTTGTCAGGCCTAATTATAATAGCATAGTCCACACTGCCTGCTGCCAATCCACTTAAAGCTTTGCGTACTGTAGTAGCATAATAGGAGTCTATCAGCTGTTTTTTGTATTGTTTATTCTGGAAAATAGTTTTTTGAATGAAGTTTATAACCTTGTCTTTTAGTTTATAGCTAAAGGTAGGTGCAAGCACAGTTACACGACTAAAGCCCATATACTTTAAGTTCTCTTCTATCACTTTATATACCCCAAAATCAGGAGGCATTACCAGAATAATGTGTTTGTTGATATTCATAAATTTTTGCTAAGCAAGAAAATTTGTATTGAGCTTTTAGTACGGCAAATATAAAACCTCGTTTACCATCTAAACATCCTTTCTTAATAAAATAGTATTTTACAAACCAAAACAAAGGAGAAAATAGCAGCTTTATCCACCCTATTTTCTTACCTTTATGTCGTTCTGCTGCTTGGGTACTATAGTTGTTATTTTTGTTAAGGATGGTAGCTACCGAGTCATTAGCCAAATGCTCAGAAGCTAAGTCTTTGCGCCCTCGTGGTAGCTTGATAACTTCACCCTTTACTTTAACAGTCGAGTGTATCTCAGCCGACCAGTCCGCCCCTTCTTTCTTAAAAAAGCGCAGCTTGAAATCAGGGAAGGCAGAACGCATAAACTTATCAATAAAATAATTTTTAAATGAGATATAAACTCCACCAAGTTCAGGCTTTTCTGCCAGTTGGTAGAGGTAGTTTTTTAGTTTTTCAGGTACAGTTTCATCAGCATCTATTACAAGTACCCAATTATGAGTAGCTTGTGCAATAGCAAAATTCCGAGCAGGCTCTACATAAGGATAGCGCTCACAATACACTATTTTGCAGCCGTATTTTTGAGCTATAGCAATAGTGTTATCAGTGCTGTGCATATCACAGATAACTACCTCATCAAAGTCCTTAGTGCTCTCCAACACGGTAGCTAAGTGTTTTTCTGCATTATAAGTATTAATAACTACTGATATCTCCATTTGCTTTTTATTTAAATTACAACATCAATTCTCTTTATAAGCTACTTTGTTTTTCTCTGCTAAAAAACATCTCAGTACTCACTGCATTCCAAACAGTAAGTTCTTAAATACTAATAACAGTGATAGTTGTGGTAGCATACCGGCAAGATAGCTTACAAACAGCCATCGCATAGGTTCGTGGGTAAAGTAGCTTTGTGCTGTGAAGCTTCCTCCACTCAAAAAGATGAACAAAGCCACAGGATAAGTCATTTCTTTTTCGTATAGGATGCTTAACAGTATAGTGAAGGTTGTAAGGGCGGCTATTCCCATTACAAATATATTACCTCGTACTTTAAAAAACTGCATAAATACAATAATAAAGCAGCTTATAAGCAAATTCAGTATATAAAAGTACAATATAGGGTAATTATTCATAGGGGTAATGCCAAAGGCTACAGCCAAAAGCATCGCTATATACCCATACAGCAGCCATTTCTGTTTTTCAGCACTCACCACAAAAGGGTGTTCTATCCACCTCAAAACAAATAATAGCAGATAAACCAATATAGGTAGCGCCACAGTAATGAGCAGTAGCAATAACCAGCTAAAGCGCACTGCCTCCATTGGCAATGTAAAAGGTATGTAAGAAAAAACCAACATTGCCCCATATATAGGCAGCCATATAGGGTGCGTAAAAAATGATATAATATAACTAAAGTAACGCATTACTCAGCAGCCAAAGTATCAGCGGTAGCTTCTGCCTTTGGTGTTGTTTTAGTTGTATCGGCAGCAGCTTCCTCAAAGTACACATCTATCTCCTTCTCATCCATATATAGACGCACTTGCTCTTTAAAGGTTTTCCACTCTTGGTCATAGAATTCCTTATCATAAGGTTTAGTTATCACAAGTAGCTCTCCATATCGGTCTATACAGTACTGTATTTTAGATGAGCTTTCTCGCATTTCTGTTACAGGCAAGTGGTTATAGTAATTCAGTTCTTCTTTGTACTTCTTAATCACTTGGCGGGCAATATCACGGGCTTTCTCCACCTCTCCTATGCGGTAATAGCCTTGCACAAAGGGGTCAAGGGTAAAGTAATAACCATAACCCTCCACTGGCATATTAGCCATTGCTATATCCAGCATTTCTTTAGCCTGAGCTTTCTTGCCTTCTGCTATCATCTGTTCAGTAAGTCGTGCTATATTACCGCGGAATATAATACTGTTCTTCCTTGTTTCTGGGTCTAAATAGATACCTTTTTTGCCCATATTACCCCACGTCCATTTCTTTATAATGTTGTACATCAGGTCAGTATCTATACGTCCCATATCGTAAGGATGATTCTTATCTATAGCGGTTTTAATAGGCACAAGTTTGTACACAAGTCCATCTAGCTGTAAGTAGTCTTTCATCCACATATATTCAGCTGCATCCATACTACCACCGGTAAAGTATATAGGGCGTTTCCAATCGTTATTAGCCAAAATGTCTAACATTACAATACGCGCCTTATCAATAGCCCCTGGTAGGTTGATGTCTATGTAATCTACTATCTTATCAGCATCTTCAGGTTTTACAATGCCGCTTTTCAGTACGTTTTCTTTATTCACAGGCACACGTATTTTATTAGTAGGGTAGTAGTAGAAGGTCTGTTGCACCTCACCATTACCACGTACGCTACGTGTTGCAGGGTCGTCCGATGTTACCCAGTTCACAAAATCCTTAATATTCCAACGGTTATCAGTACGCTTTTGGTAATAGATACCTTCACGCACTCCGTGTGCATATTGCTTATGTACTATTTGTGCAGGTATAGGCGAACTCTCATAAGCTTGTCTTTTCATTTGGTCTATGTACCAGTCTGTTTGTAATAAGCTTGTGTTTATCACACGCACATCAGTACGGTAGCCTTCTATCTCTTGGGCATACCATAGTAGGAAGGTATCATTATCCCCTATCGTGAATATCATAGCATCCTTATCCTTAGCTACCGAGTCTAAGTAAGCATCAGCTATAAACTCTGCCGAATATTTCTGTGAGCGGTCGTGGTCATCCCAGTTTTGATATGCCATAACAGCAGGTACACTTGCCGATAGCGCTACAGCAGTAATAGCTATTGTATTAGAAGGCATCAGCTTCCTGCCCCAGTGGAACAAAGCATACACTCCCATTCCTATCCATATAGCAAAAGCATAGAAGGAGCCTACAAGTGCATAATCTCGCTCTCGTGGTTCAAACGGCCGCTCATTCAAGTATATTTTCAGCGCCAATCCTGTAAATAGAAATAATACCAGCACCACCCACGCTTGCTGCTCACTTCTGGCCGACATAAATAGCAGCCCTGCCAATCCCAATATCAATGGCAAAAAGTAGTAAGTATTCCGTGCCTTGTTATTCAGTACATCCGAAGGTAAAAACTGTTGCGACCCCAAATGCGCCTCATCTATAAGGTTTATCCCCGATAGCCAGTTGCCGTGGTCATTATCCATCTTCCCTTGCACATCGTCTTGCCTACCTATAAAGTTCCAAGCAAAGTATCTAAAATACATATATCCAAACTGATATTTAAAAAGATACTCCATATTCTCCCAAAAGCTCGGCTTTTTCACATCTATATAGTCGCGGTAGTCTGTCAAAAACTGGTCATAACGCTCCAATGGCATTCTCTCTAAGTTCGCAGGCTTTTGTATCTCTTGTAGGAAAGCCGCCAGCTTAGGCTCCTCATAAGCCTCTTCTTTAATAGTAAAGCTCAAAGGCCCTGTAAGTTTCATATAGTTAGCAGCATGCTGTGAGCTCCACATACGCGGCAATAGCCCTTCGTGCTTGCTATTGGCAGCCATCTGCGCATTCTTGTACTGGTTCACAATCACATACTGCCTCGTAGTGTAATCCCTTTCATATTTAGGCTTAGCATCTTCATAAGGGTTGTTCTCATCCATCCCCGCATATTTGTCCGAGTACATAGGACCGTAAAACAAATGCGTCTCAGGATATTGTTCAAGATTGTAATACGCCAAAAGCAAGCGCGCATCAGTCGGACTGTTCTCATTTATAACCGTATCAGCATTTGAGCGGATAGGAACCATCAACCACGACGAAAAACCTATAAATACAAACAATAAGCACAATACCCCCGTTTGCAACCGCGCATACCCCTTCTTACTAGCATACTGAAGACTAAAATAGAAGAACGCCACCACCGTAATACCCGCAATTATAGTACCCGAGTTAAATGGCATCCCAAAACTATTCACAAAAAATACCTCCAAATACCCAAAATAAGCCAGCGTATAAGGCAATATCAGTTTAAATATAAGTAGCAATATCGCTATCGATACCACGTTAGCAATAATAAAATTCCAGAAAGTCTTCTTGTAATGACTGTTAAAGAAGTACAACATCCCTATAGCCGGAATAGTAAGCAATGCCATAAAGTGTACCCCAAATGAAAGTCCCACTACCAAAGCAATAAGTAACAACCAGCGGTTGCCACGCGGTTTATCAAGGCTGTCCGTCCATTTAATCCCCAACCATAACATTACCGACATAAATAGCATCGCCATAGCATACACCTCCGCTTCCACAGCATTGAACCAAAAACTATCCGAAAACGTATATGCTAGCGCCCCCACAGCACCACTGCCCATTACAGCTATCGTCTGTGCCACACTAAGCTCCTTCTGCCCACGTATCGCAATCTTCTTAGTAAAGTTCACGATAATAAAATACAAAAAGAATACCGTGAAAGCACTTGATAGTACCGACATAAAGTTCACCAGCAGCGCCACCTTATCAGCATTAGGAGCAAAAGCCGAGAGTACAGCTCCCATCATCTGGAAAAACGGAGCCCCAGGAGGGTGTCCCACTTCCAGTTTTGCCGAAGTAGCAATATACTCACCGCAATCCCAAAAGCTAACCGTAGGTTCCACAGTAAGGCAATAAGTAATTAGGGCAATAACAAATACGCCCCATCCAGCTATCAAATTGTATTTAGCAAAAATCTTTTCAGTCATTATCTACTTATAATAGTTTTTTCAAGCGGCAAAAGTACAAAATTATTTACAAATACCAAATAACTTCTTTCACTTCCTCTCTCACATCATCCATTTATCCCCACACATCTCCCCATAATTCTCCTACAATCCCTCTACCTCTCCTCTTAATCTCTAACTCCTATCTCCTAATCCCTCCCCATCTATCTCCTATCCTCTATCTCCTATCCCCTAAATTACAAATAATGCAAAAAACACCTCCTCCCTCCCTATCCCCTATCTCCTAACTCCTCTTTCCTAATAATCACCCCATTACACCTTCACCCTCTTACCTCTTACCTCTTATCTATTGCCTACCTTAAACGAACCTATAACGAAGGATAAACGAACTATAAACGAAGGATAAACATTACTACCTTGATTTTCAGCCCCTCCACCTCCCCGCCTTCCCTTTGCATTATCCGCAACAAAATCCCCTAATCTTTGCATTTTTCTCACTCCTACCCCCTATCCCCTATCTCCTACCCCCTTCTCTTGCCTCTTCCCTCTTATCTCTTACCTTATGAATTCTGTTAAAGTTTAAACTCAGCTAATAAACTACCAATCAGTCTTTTATTCCCCAATCACCCTCCAGATTTTATGTTTTAGCTGTTTTATGCGTAAAAGTTTAACTTTTAATTAACACCCTGTGTAAGTAATAATCATTATATTTGCCCCGTTTAATGATTCAAATTACTTATAACAATGAAAAAATTAGTATTACTAGCAGCAGCAGCCCTTACTGTGGTAGCCTGCAAAAAAGACAAAAACGAAGACAATCCTACACCTCCTCAACCCGAAAAACCTGTTGAAGTACCCGCTGGTTTTATTAAGCAAACCATCTTTACACAAGCAGGTGTTTCAACCGAAACAACTACCTATAATGTTGAGAATAATGTGCTCAAAGGATGGACAGTAACCAATAACTATGGTACTGTTACTCACTCACTTAGTTACGAGGGTAAAAACCTCAAAACTTACAATTATCAAGATGGCGCCAGAGCTGTTAATGAGGAATATACATTTATCTATCAAGATAACAAACTCACTAAAATAACCTCTACCAGCAATGGGCAAACCGATACTTTTATAGTTACTACCGATAGCCAAGGTCGCATTACCTCAAAAATCAATACAGGTATAGGTAATAATTTCAATGCCGATACTTGGACAGTTACCTTCCAGTACGATACCAACTCGTTAAAAGTAGTGAACACTAAGGACGGTACAGCCACCTATACTTACACTTATAACAATGGCAACGTTACAAAAATAGAAACCATTAATTACCAGCGCCTCGAAGAAAATTTTGAGTATGACACTATCGTTGTTAATGAGCTTAATAACCAATACATCTTATTAGCCAATTTAGCAAGATTAAATATACGTGGTCATCAAGATGTTAAATTTGGTACAGATCAAGACCTTTTCGTAAAACAGTCTAAAAATATAGTGAATAAATTCACTCCCTATTCTTATGAAATTACTAAAAATGGTAATAAGCCTACCAAAATTGTAAAACGCGATGTTACCGGCGCCCCTATATCAACTCTTGAATACAAATACTAACATTATTTTTTTTCACACTAAAACAAATTCTCACATTTCCACTATTACAAAAAAGCCCTATTGCACACCGCAATAAGGCTTTTTTCTTCTCCACCATTGCTCAATCTCCAAATTATAACTACCTTTGCACCTCATTAATTTAATTACCGATGTTTGATTTCATTATTGTAGGCGCTGGTCTATCTGGCGTTACTTTTGCCAATATATTACAACAGCACCAAAAATCCTTCTGCCTCATTGCCGATAACTCACAAGTGGCAAGCCACATCGCCGATGGCGTATATAACCCCGTTGTACTAAAACGCTTCACCCCTATATGGCGCAGTGCCGAAACTATGCTCGCCGCACAGCAGTTTTACACCCAAGTCCAAAACAATACCCACACAAGTTTTACCTACCCAATGTCGGTATTGCGCAAGTTCACTTCCGTCGAAGAACAAAACAACTGGTTCACCGCCTCCGATAAGCCCCTGCTTTCTCCCTACCTCAGTACAGCCTTAGTATCACCTACCAATCCCGCTGTCCCTGCCCCCTACCTTTTGGGCGAAGTCCTACATACAGGCCGAATGGACGTCAATGCCTACCTCACCACCTGCCTTACACGCTGGCAGGCCGAAGGCTTCTTCTATCCCAAAACCTTTGATTACCAATCCCTACAAGTCTTTAATACCCACGTAGCATATCAGGGGGTCGAGGCGCGCCACATAGTCTTCTGCGAAGGTTGCGGCATCAGTAAGAATCCTTTTTTTAGTACCCTGCCTATGCGCCCTTGCAAAGGCGAAACCCTTACTTTCAGCGCACCCTCACTCCAACTGCAACACATACTTAAAAGCGATGGCAGTGTAGTACCTCTTGGGGGCGACCTCTATACCGTAGGAGGCATCTACCACCCCGAAGATCTTGAGGAAACCATTACCCACCAAGCCCGACTCAC encodes:
- a CDS encoding FAD-binding oxidoreductase — its product is MFDFIIVGAGLSGVTFANILQQHQKSFCLIADNSQVASHIADGVYNPVVLKRFTPIWRSAETMLAAQQFYTQVQNNTHTSFTYPMSVLRKFTSVEEQNNWFTASDKPLLSPYLSTALVSPTNPAVPAPYLLGEVLHTGRMDVNAYLTTCLTRWQAEGFFYPKTFDYQSLQVFNTHVAYQGVEARHIVFCEGCGISKNPFFSTLPMRPCKGETLTFSAPSLQLQHILKSDGSVVPLGGDLYTVGGIYHPEDLEETITHQARLTLIEKLQQMITCPFEIISHQAALRPTVADRRPLVGAHPLHPTLWVLNGLGTRGVLNAPYCAQVLYEAVYEGKPIPPEMCVTRFKKRLSSV
- a CDS encoding glycosyltransferase family 2 protein — encoded protein: MEISVVINTYNAEKHLATVLESTKDFDEVVICDMHSTDNTIAIAQKYGCKIVYCERYPYVEPARNFAIAQATHNWVLVIDADETVPEKLKNYLYQLAEKPELGGVYISFKNYFIDKFMRSAFPDFKLRFFKKEGADWSAEIHSTVKVKGEVIKLPRGRKDLASEHLANDSVATILNKNNNYSTQAAERHKGKKIGWIKLLFSPLFWFVKYYFIKKGCLDGKRGFIFAVLKAQYKFSCLAKIYEYQQTHYSGNAS
- a CDS encoding DUF2723 domain-containing protein, which gives rise to MTEKIFAKYNLIAGWGVFVIALITYCLTVEPTVSFWDCGEYIATSAKLEVGHPPGAPFFQMMGAVLSAFAPNADKVALLVNFMSVLSSAFTVFFLYFIIVNFTKKIAIRGQKELSVAQTIAVMGSGAVGALAYTFSDSFWFNAVEAEVYAMAMLFMSVMLWLGIKWTDSLDKPRGNRWLLLIALVVGLSFGVHFMALLTIPAIGMLYFFNSHYKKTFWNFIIANVVSIAILLLIFKLILPYTLAYFGYLEVFFVNSFGMPFNSGTIIAGITVVAFFYFSLQYASKKGYARLQTGVLCLLFVFIGFSSWLMVPIRSNADTVINENSPTDARLLLAYYNLEQYPETHLFYGPMYSDKYAGMDENNPYEDAKPKYERDYTTRQYVIVNQYKNAQMAANSKHEGLLPRMWSSQHAANYMKLTGPLSFTIKEEAYEEPKLAAFLQEIQKPANLERMPLERYDQFLTDYRDYIDVKKPSFWENMEYLFKYQFGYMYFRYFAWNFIGRQDDVQGKMDNDHGNWLSGINLIDEAHLGSQQFLPSDVLNNKARNTYYFLPLILGLAGLLFMSARSEQQAWVVLVLFLFTGLALKIYLNERPFEPRERDYALVGSFYAFAIWIGMGVYALFHWGRKLMPSNTIAITAVALSASVPAVMAYQNWDDHDRSQKYSAEFIADAYLDSVAKDKDAMIFTIGDNDTFLLWYAQEIEGYRTDVRVINTSLLQTDWYIDQMKRQAYESSPIPAQIVHKQYAHGVREGIYYQKRTDNRWNIKDFVNWVTSDDPATRSVRGNGEVQQTFYYYPTNKIRVPVNKENVLKSGIVKPEDADKIVDYIDINLPGAIDKARIVMLDILANNDWKRPIYFTGGSMDAAEYMWMKDYLQLDGLVYKLVPIKTAIDKNHPYDMGRIDTDLMYNIIKKWTWGNMGKKGIYLDPETRKNSIIFRGNIARLTEQMIAEGKKAQAKEMLDIAMANMPVEGYGYYFTLDPFVQGYYRIGEVEKARDIARQVIKKYKEELNYYNHLPVTEMRESSSKIQYCIDRYGELLVITKPYDKEFYDQEWKTFKEQVRLYMDEKEIDVYFEEAAADTTKTTPKAEATADTLAAE
- a CDS encoding O-antigen ligase — encoded protein: MMRFFKKNYFLLLALLPLLIAFIYLQINIPVWDKSTQNILFYSVFLYDIAIILSFLYVNHRFLFEKGDWLRNVITIVACGVVILWTYKHKITFRLDVLLLFLCALYGIIYRQFIKPTVLTIVFFSFIIFKIIGLLWAKYFDYGVKTLFEGESIVFFLVIPIILLGFSVSQRQQLSFIAICFKGFLLLLVANVVFYSFAISAEGTKPFFSFLALNKGYLSDNEGFSLYEILFWTRFKHPSFLSWIILVIGGLGFFLWKKYHTIITTSEIVAYALLLFCFIFMMQARVNIIAYFVVIAFFVYLSIAHLFSKRLKYGLFVGVGLVAIGIVAYLITHTAYFSDPIRNQLYATAFQAIKEGNLWIGNGSGYQRYIMDGFVGYVHNDFVAILVDIGIIGLSLFISWLGAIMLSKDTIKQYLLLVFLPIMNTDILFHTFESTYILMPLLIFILFASRFKS